In a single window of the Rhopalosiphum padi isolate XX-2018 chromosome 1, ASM2088224v1, whole genome shotgun sequence genome:
- the LOC132917309 gene encoding CDC42 small effector protein homolog has product MSAGYRSGNMPGEVLFQWFSCCVNQRTQQGKRHVSRVRIDRSMIGAPTNFRHTGHIGSSDVEMGSSRLHAIHGQMQSKGGYEATIEAN; this is encoded by the exons ATGTCGGCAGGATACCGATCGGGAAACATGCCTGGCGAAGTCTTGTTTCAGTGGTTCTCTTGCTGTGTAAACCAACGTACCCAACAG GGCAAACGCCACGTGAGTCGAGTACGCATCGACCGATCTATGATTGGAGCACCTACAAATTTTCGGCATACTGGTCACATAGGTTCGTCTGACGTCGAAATGGGATCGTCCAGATTGCACGCCATCCATGGGCAGATGCAGTCCAAAGGCGGTTATGAAGCTACCATTgaa gcTAATTGA
- the LOC132918470 gene encoding uncharacterized protein LOC132918470, with protein MSDDANQNIHYIIVMNKDYCSRDYVKAKHYLSGYCYSLIITKKRINLDVKGLKYATPHEYCQKIHQKNKQLSNKNNQIGESSGSKNNNKKNDEEEWGDLY; from the exons ATGTCAG ATGATGCTAACCAAAATATTCACTATATAATTGTGATGAATAAAG attattgtTCGCGTGACTATGTTAAAGCAAAGC atTATCTCAGCGGGTACTGTTAcagtttaataattactaaaaaacgaataaatttGG atgttaAGGGTCTTAAGTATGCAACCCCGCATGAGTACTGCCAAAAAATACATCAAAAGAATAaacaattatcaaataaaaataatcagatAGGAGAATCAAGTGGttcaaaaaacaacaataagaaAAATGATGAAGAGGAATGGGGTGATCTTTATTAA
- the LOC132932398 gene encoding VPS35 endosomal protein-sorting factor-like isoform X2, producing MSSSSARTYEWNWYSKPIINHKRKKKCILEKCGENHPLKNSTEVTSKNVLVNDPLSSSITYGDDPLSRPAQLIPTDFDEIDNGYINDIQPWSNFKQGILNSYTTSEKLSFHAFSKSLQSATIRSRLEELEEFDDQMEYSEKELYDLTQQEFVTHMDNLGKEIIGAWNNEQRVKALKIVIQCTKILSYTSPLQFYPSKFVLVTDLLDLFGDLVFKRLKSKSEIIDGCITKLPDKFTPDMVPDAAKETCQNWFFKIASIRELIPRLYIEAAILRSYRFIKPAEQNVALLRLIKMVRGIGNPLVAWYARCYLCRIGVLTNLSINYFEESFKDILLTYKQLNNRFVCKEIQTQNMNMDKFLQLLCPALEWIVKGLSAGKDPRSLDEIVRWCTLQNLHGLLINAIVITFPGNYLSMKAEYLINLIAKWEYDVFPQTLVVQNLGMSLRGHLVSNAPNVFKEVWKMVNKVKDSERFMACAEAWIYFIVKHFKNKEISVFMDDVTRHLSNRVGIERFHTQLHNILQHLLNYIEDFEDTFHMNYLLPYLDMFGSDTNKSARCKIVLEAYRTRGENVESSDPVINDCLMYMCKILHDSVDSLTVEDEVRQISRLIACFVFRVDYGNDLEKYLNFYMEARGAFIRLDYVQSALVQCVNKLMVLSVSNSRALVKNSFARACSAYCYITIPSITSSLVKLQLYILTGQTSLLNGCLGQADACLKAASMVVSDFPPTLEVDGLIIDAEPILVSYIKQMLSILLVVPDCPDLEVLHQVKLLIRAIRQYSWTDPMQPHVLYLYVLDILATATLDTYPYRIPDVDSNDVLYGREPQFVADVDSICTVVLDNILERLYSLVDKPNSQTKLAFELLLHVVVRADLNEIQMATLAVNLWKLSKKNKTVMDSKIEEKMITYIIEFCENEDDEIYHKFINKITGKPIGSSIKKEQ from the exons ATGTCGTCGTCCTCAGCACGTACATATGAGTGGAATTG GTACAGTAAGCCAATAATTAACCACAAACGTAAGAAGAAATGTATACTAGAAAAATGTGGTGAGAATCATCCGTTGAAAAATTCAACTGAA gtTACTAGTAAAAATGTACTTGTTAATGATCCCTTATCATCTTCTATTACTTATGGGGATGATCCACTCAGTCGACCTGCCCAGTTAATTCCCACAGATTTTGATGAAATAGACAATggttatattaatgatattcaaCCATGGTCTAATTTTAAACaaggtatattaaatagttatacgaCTTCTGAAAAGCTCTCATTTCATgcat ttTCAAAAAGTCTTCAGAGTGCTACAATACGATCACGTCTAGAAGAACTGGAAGAATTTGATGACCAAATGGAATATTCAGAAAAAGAATTGTATGACTTAACACAACAAGAATTTGTAACACATATGGACAATTTGGGTAAAGAAATTATAGGGGCATGGAATAATGAACAAAGAGTGAAAGCATTAAAAATAGTCATACAG tgtACCAAGATTTTGAGCTACACTTCACCATTGCAATTTTATCCAagtaaatttgttttagtaaCAGACCTATTAGATTTATTTGGAGATCTAGTATTCAAGAGACTAAAATCTAAATCAGAAATAATTGa tggtTGCATAACAAAACTTCCAGATAAATTCACTCCTGACATGGTGCCAGATGCAGCAAAGGAAACTTgtcaaaattggttttttaaaattgcatcTATCCGTGAGCTTATACCAAGACTATACATTGAGGCAGCTATTCTACGTAGTTACCGTTTCATTAAACCAGC tGAACAAAATGTTGCTCTCTTAAGACTTATAAAAATGGTAAGAGGTATTGGTAATCCATTAGTTGCATGGTATGCAAGATGTTATTTGTGCAGAATTGGTGTTTTGACAAATCTaagcataaattattttgaagaaaGCTTCAAAGATATCCTATTGACATATAAGCAG ttaaacAATAGATTTGTATGTAAAGAGATTCAAACTCAAAATATGAACATGGACAAATTTCTTCAACTTCTGTGCCCGGCATTAGAGTGGATAGTAAAAGGATTGAGTGCTGGTAAAGATCCACGTAGTCTCGATGAGATTGTTAGGTGGTGTACTTTACAAAACCTCca tGGCCTTCTAATCAACGCTATAGTGATCACATTTCCCGGGAATTATCTCTCAATGAAAGCAgaatatcttattaatttaattgctaAATGGGAATATGATg tttttcCACAAACTTTAGTTGTACAAAATCTTGGCATGAGTTTAAGAGGTCATTTAGTATCAAATGCTCCAAATGTTTTTAAAGAAGTTTGGAAAATGGTGAATAAAGTTAAAGACTCTGAAAGGTTTATGGCATGTGCTGAAGCATGGATTTATTTCATTGTAAAGCATTTTAAG AATAAAGAAATAAGCGTCTTCATGGACGATGTAACGAGACACCTGAGCAATCGCGTCGGAATAGAACGATTTCATACGCAACTTCACAATATTTTGCAGCATCTACTGAATTACATAGAAGATTTCGAGGATACATTCCATATG AATTATTTATTGCCGTACTTGGACATGTTTGGATCGGACACAAATAAATCGGCGAGGTGCAAGATTGTGTTGGAAGCGTATCGGACGCGAGGTGAAAACGTCGAGTCCAGCGACCCCGTGATCAACGACTGTCTGATGTACATGTGCAAGATTTTACACGATTCTGTCGA CTCGTTGACCGTTGAAGACGAAGTGCGTCAAATTAGTCGGCTGATAGCCTGTTTTGTATTCCGCGTCGATTATGGCAatgatttagaaaaatatttgaatttttatatggAAGCTAGGGGAGCGTTTATTAGGTTAGACTACGTGCAATCCGCACTCGTACAG tgTGTCAACAAACTTATGGTCTTGTCCGTATCGAACTCGAGAGCCCTGGTTAAGAACTCTTTTGCCCGTGCTTGTTCTGCGTACTGTTACATTACCATTCCATCGATAACTTCATCACTCGTCAAACTTCAACTGTACATATTGACTGGACAGACTTCGCTATTGAATGGATGTCTAGGACAAG CGGACGCATGTCTTAAAGCAGCGTCCATGGTGGTCAGCGATTTTCCGCCGACATTGGAAGTAGACGGGCTTATCATCGATGCTGAACCTATACTCGTGTCATATATTAAGCAAATGCTGTCGATTTTACTTGTCGTGCCG GACTGTCCCGATCTTGAAGTGTTGCATCAAGTGAAGCTGCTGATCAGAGCTATAAGACAATATTCGTGGACTGATCCTATGCAACCACATGTGCTCTATTTATACGTACTGGACATATTAGCTACTGCAACTCTGGACACGTATCCTTACAGAATACCCGACG TGGACTCAAATGACGTGCTATATGGCCGTGAACCACAGTTTGTGGCCGACGTAGACTCGATTTGTACCGTGGTGTTGGACAATATACTTGAACGATTATATAGTCTGGTGGATAAACCAAACAGCCAA ACAAAATTGGCATTTGAATTACTCTTGCACGTTGTTGTTAGAGCGGACTTGAATGAAATCCAAATGGCCACGTTAGCAGTTAATCTTTGGAAGTTgtcgaaaaaaaacaaaacggtTATGGACTCTAAGATCGAA gaaaAAATGATAACTTACATTATAGAGTTCTGCGAAAACGAAGACGAtgaaatttatcataaatttataaacaaaatcacAGGAAAGCCCATAGGATCATCAATTAAAAAAGAacagtag
- the LOC132932398 gene encoding VPS35 endosomal protein-sorting factor-like isoform X1: protein MSSSSARTYEWNWYSKPIINHKRKKKCILEKCGENHPLKNSTEVTSKNVLVNDPLSSSITYGDDPLSRPAQLIPTDFDEIDNGYINDIQPWSNFKQGILNSYTTSEKLSFHAFSKSLQSATIRSRLEELEEFDDQMEYSEKELYDLTQQEFVTHMDNLGKEIIGAWNNEQRVKALKIVIQCTKILSYTSPLQFYPSKFVLVTDLLDLFGDLVFKRLKSKSEIIDGCITKLPDKFTPDMVPDAAKETCQNWFFKIASIRELIPRLYIEAAILRSYRFIKPAEQNVALLRLIKMVRGIGNPLVAWYARCYLCRIGVLTNLSINYFEESFKDILLTYKQLNNRFVCKEIQTQNMNMDKFLQLLCPALEWIVKGLSAGKDPRSLDEIVRWCTLQNLHGLLINAIVITFPGNYLSMKAEYLINLIAKWEYDVFPQTLVVQNLGMSLRGHLVSNAPNVFKEVWKMVNKVKDSERFMACAEAWIYFIVKHFKNKEISVFMDDVTRHLSNRVGIERFHTQLHNILQHLLNYIEDFEDTFHMNYLLPYLDMFGSDTNKSARCKIVLEAYRTRGENVESSDPVINDCLMYMCKILHDSVDSLTVEDEVRQISRLIACFVFRVDYGNDLEKYLNFYMEARGAFIRLDYVQSALVQCVNKLMVLSVSNSRALVKNSFARACSAYCYITIPSITSSLVKLQLYILTGQTSLLNGCLGQADACLKAASMVVSDFPPTLEVDGLIIDAEPILVSYIKQMLSILLVVPDCPDLEVLHQVKLLIRAIRQYSWTDPMQPHVLYLYVLDILATATLDTYPYRIPDVDSNDVLYGREPQFVADVDSICTVVLDNILERLYSLVDKPNSQTKLAFELLLHVVVRADLNEIQMATLAVNLWKLSKKNKTVMDSKIEVNEKMITYIIEFCENEDDEIYHKFINKITGKPIGSSIKKEQ, encoded by the exons ATGTCGTCGTCCTCAGCACGTACATATGAGTGGAATTG GTACAGTAAGCCAATAATTAACCACAAACGTAAGAAGAAATGTATACTAGAAAAATGTGGTGAGAATCATCCGTTGAAAAATTCAACTGAA gtTACTAGTAAAAATGTACTTGTTAATGATCCCTTATCATCTTCTATTACTTATGGGGATGATCCACTCAGTCGACCTGCCCAGTTAATTCCCACAGATTTTGATGAAATAGACAATggttatattaatgatattcaaCCATGGTCTAATTTTAAACaaggtatattaaatagttatacgaCTTCTGAAAAGCTCTCATTTCATgcat ttTCAAAAAGTCTTCAGAGTGCTACAATACGATCACGTCTAGAAGAACTGGAAGAATTTGATGACCAAATGGAATATTCAGAAAAAGAATTGTATGACTTAACACAACAAGAATTTGTAACACATATGGACAATTTGGGTAAAGAAATTATAGGGGCATGGAATAATGAACAAAGAGTGAAAGCATTAAAAATAGTCATACAG tgtACCAAGATTTTGAGCTACACTTCACCATTGCAATTTTATCCAagtaaatttgttttagtaaCAGACCTATTAGATTTATTTGGAGATCTAGTATTCAAGAGACTAAAATCTAAATCAGAAATAATTGa tggtTGCATAACAAAACTTCCAGATAAATTCACTCCTGACATGGTGCCAGATGCAGCAAAGGAAACTTgtcaaaattggttttttaaaattgcatcTATCCGTGAGCTTATACCAAGACTATACATTGAGGCAGCTATTCTACGTAGTTACCGTTTCATTAAACCAGC tGAACAAAATGTTGCTCTCTTAAGACTTATAAAAATGGTAAGAGGTATTGGTAATCCATTAGTTGCATGGTATGCAAGATGTTATTTGTGCAGAATTGGTGTTTTGACAAATCTaagcataaattattttgaagaaaGCTTCAAAGATATCCTATTGACATATAAGCAG ttaaacAATAGATTTGTATGTAAAGAGATTCAAACTCAAAATATGAACATGGACAAATTTCTTCAACTTCTGTGCCCGGCATTAGAGTGGATAGTAAAAGGATTGAGTGCTGGTAAAGATCCACGTAGTCTCGATGAGATTGTTAGGTGGTGTACTTTACAAAACCTCca tGGCCTTCTAATCAACGCTATAGTGATCACATTTCCCGGGAATTATCTCTCAATGAAAGCAgaatatcttattaatttaattgctaAATGGGAATATGATg tttttcCACAAACTTTAGTTGTACAAAATCTTGGCATGAGTTTAAGAGGTCATTTAGTATCAAATGCTCCAAATGTTTTTAAAGAAGTTTGGAAAATGGTGAATAAAGTTAAAGACTCTGAAAGGTTTATGGCATGTGCTGAAGCATGGATTTATTTCATTGTAAAGCATTTTAAG AATAAAGAAATAAGCGTCTTCATGGACGATGTAACGAGACACCTGAGCAATCGCGTCGGAATAGAACGATTTCATACGCAACTTCACAATATTTTGCAGCATCTACTGAATTACATAGAAGATTTCGAGGATACATTCCATATG AATTATTTATTGCCGTACTTGGACATGTTTGGATCGGACACAAATAAATCGGCGAGGTGCAAGATTGTGTTGGAAGCGTATCGGACGCGAGGTGAAAACGTCGAGTCCAGCGACCCCGTGATCAACGACTGTCTGATGTACATGTGCAAGATTTTACACGATTCTGTCGA CTCGTTGACCGTTGAAGACGAAGTGCGTCAAATTAGTCGGCTGATAGCCTGTTTTGTATTCCGCGTCGATTATGGCAatgatttagaaaaatatttgaatttttatatggAAGCTAGGGGAGCGTTTATTAGGTTAGACTACGTGCAATCCGCACTCGTACAG tgTGTCAACAAACTTATGGTCTTGTCCGTATCGAACTCGAGAGCCCTGGTTAAGAACTCTTTTGCCCGTGCTTGTTCTGCGTACTGTTACATTACCATTCCATCGATAACTTCATCACTCGTCAAACTTCAACTGTACATATTGACTGGACAGACTTCGCTATTGAATGGATGTCTAGGACAAG CGGACGCATGTCTTAAAGCAGCGTCCATGGTGGTCAGCGATTTTCCGCCGACATTGGAAGTAGACGGGCTTATCATCGATGCTGAACCTATACTCGTGTCATATATTAAGCAAATGCTGTCGATTTTACTTGTCGTGCCG GACTGTCCCGATCTTGAAGTGTTGCATCAAGTGAAGCTGCTGATCAGAGCTATAAGACAATATTCGTGGACTGATCCTATGCAACCACATGTGCTCTATTTATACGTACTGGACATATTAGCTACTGCAACTCTGGACACGTATCCTTACAGAATACCCGACG TGGACTCAAATGACGTGCTATATGGCCGTGAACCACAGTTTGTGGCCGACGTAGACTCGATTTGTACCGTGGTGTTGGACAATATACTTGAACGATTATATAGTCTGGTGGATAAACCAAACAGCCAA ACAAAATTGGCATTTGAATTACTCTTGCACGTTGTTGTTAGAGCGGACTTGAATGAAATCCAAATGGCCACGTTAGCAGTTAATCTTTGGAAGTTgtcgaaaaaaaacaaaacggtTATGGACTCTAAGATCGAAGTAAAT gaaaAAATGATAACTTACATTATAGAGTTCTGCGAAAACGAAGACGAtgaaatttatcataaatttataaacaaaatcacAGGAAAGCCCATAGGATCATCAATTAAAAAAGAacagtag